One genomic segment of Balaenoptera musculus isolate JJ_BM4_2016_0621 chromosome 11, mBalMus1.pri.v3, whole genome shotgun sequence includes these proteins:
- the MRPL2 gene encoding 39S ribosomal protein L2, mitochondrial isoform X2, translated as MALRALTRALGSLSLTPRIAAVPGPSLLLAAQVTNNVLLPLPSPSMLLPCRPVLTSVALSAKFVSWKSRTKYTVMPVKMRKSGGRNHTGRIQVHGIGGGHKQRYRMIDFLRFRPEQESKPGPFEEKVITVRYDPCRSADIALVAGGNRKRWIIATENMQAGDTILNSDHIGRMAGTCGVLLRKVNGTAIIQLPSKRQMQVLETCIATVGRVSNVDHNKRVIGKAGRNRWLGKRPNSGRWHRKGGWAGRKIRPLPPMKSYVKLPSAAAQS; from the exons ATGGCCTTGCGGGCACTGACCCGCGCTCTTGGCTCTCTGAGCCTGACGCCCCGGATTGCCGCCGTCCCCGGCCCAAGCCTGCTCCTGGCCGCCCAG GTGACAAACAATGTCCTCCTTCCGCTGCCCTCTCCCTCGATGTTGCTTCCCTGCCGCCCAGTCCTTACCTCTGTGGCCCTTAGTGCTAAGTTTGTGTCCTGGAAGAGTCGTACCAAGTATACCGTTATGCCAGTGAAGATGAGGAAGTCCGGGGGCCGAAACCACACAG GCCGAATCCAAGTGCACGGTATCGGTGGGGGCCACAAGCAACGTTATCGAATGATTGACTTTCTGAGGTTCCGGCCCGAGCAGGAATCCAAGCCAGGACCCTTTGAGGAGAAGGTCATCACTGTCCGCTATGATCCCTGTAG GTCAGCAGACATAGCTCTGGTTGCTGGGGGCAACCGGAAACGCTGGATCATTGCCACAGAAAACATGCAAGCTGGAGATACAATCCTGAACTCTGACCACATAGGCCGAATGGCAG GGACCTGTGGTGTGCTGCTACGGAAGGTGAATGGGACAGCCATCATCCAGCTGCCCTCTAAGAGGCagatgcag GTGCTGGAAACGTGCATAGCAACAGTGGGCCGAGTATCCAACGTTGATCATAACAAACGGGTCATCGGCAAGGCCGGGCGGAACCGCTGGCTGGGAAAGAGGCCCAACAGTGGGCGATGGCACCGCAAGGGGGGCTGGGCTGGCCGAAAGATCCGGCCACTGCCCCCCATGAAGAGTTACGTGAAGCTGCCCTCAGCTGCTGCCCAAAGCTGA
- the MRPL2 gene encoding 39S ribosomal protein L2, mitochondrial isoform X1, with protein sequence MALRALTRALGSLSLTPRIAAVPGPSLLLAAQVTNNVLLPLPSPSMLLPCRPVLTSVALSAKFVSWKSRTKYTVMPVKMRKSGGRNHTGRIQVHGIGGGHKQRYRMIDFLRFRPEQESKPGPFEEKVITVRYDPCRSADIALVAGGNRKRWIIATENMQAGDTILNSDHIGRMAVAAREGDAHPLGALPVGTLINNVESEPGRGAQYIRAAGTCGVLLRKVNGTAIIQLPSKRQMQVLETCIATVGRVSNVDHNKRVIGKAGRNRWLGKRPNSGRWHRKGGWAGRKIRPLPPMKSYVKLPSAAAQS encoded by the exons ATGGCCTTGCGGGCACTGACCCGCGCTCTTGGCTCTCTGAGCCTGACGCCCCGGATTGCCGCCGTCCCCGGCCCAAGCCTGCTCCTGGCCGCCCAG GTGACAAACAATGTCCTCCTTCCGCTGCCCTCTCCCTCGATGTTGCTTCCCTGCCGCCCAGTCCTTACCTCTGTGGCCCTTAGTGCTAAGTTTGTGTCCTGGAAGAGTCGTACCAAGTATACCGTTATGCCAGTGAAGATGAGGAAGTCCGGGGGCCGAAACCACACAG GCCGAATCCAAGTGCACGGTATCGGTGGGGGCCACAAGCAACGTTATCGAATGATTGACTTTCTGAGGTTCCGGCCCGAGCAGGAATCCAAGCCAGGACCCTTTGAGGAGAAGGTCATCACTGTCCGCTATGATCCCTGTAG GTCAGCAGACATAGCTCTGGTTGCTGGGGGCAACCGGAAACGCTGGATCATTGCCACAGAAAACATGCAAGCTGGAGATACAATCCTGAACTCTGACCACATAGGCCGAATGGCAG TTGCTGCTCGGGAAGGGGATGCACACCCTCTTGGGGCCTTGCCAGTGGGGACCCTCATCAACAATGTGGAGAGTGAGCCAGGCCGGGGGGCCCAGTATATCCGAGCCGCAG GGACCTGTGGTGTGCTGCTACGGAAGGTGAATGGGACAGCCATCATCCAGCTGCCCTCTAAGAGGCagatgcag GTGCTGGAAACGTGCATAGCAACAGTGGGCCGAGTATCCAACGTTGATCATAACAAACGGGTCATCGGCAAGGCCGGGCGGAACCGCTGGCTGGGAAAGAGGCCCAACAGTGGGCGATGGCACCGCAAGGGGGGCTGGGCTGGCCGAAAGATCCGGCCACTGCCCCCCATGAAGAGTTACGTGAAGCTGCCCTCAGCTGCTGCCCAAAGCTGA
- the MRPL2 gene encoding 39S ribosomal protein L2, mitochondrial isoform X3, which translates to MLLPCRPVLTSVALSAKFVSWKSRTKYTVMPVKMRKSGGRNHTGRIQVHGIGGGHKQRYRMIDFLRFRPEQESKPGPFEEKVITVRYDPCRSADIALVAGGNRKRWIIATENMQAGDTILNSDHIGRMAVAAREGDAHPLGALPVGTLINNVESEPGRGAQYIRAAGTCGVLLRKVNGTAIIQLPSKRQMQVLETCIATVGRVSNVDHNKRVIGKAGRNRWLGKRPNSGRWHRKGGWAGRKIRPLPPMKSYVKLPSAAAQS; encoded by the exons ATGTTGCTTCCCTGCCGCCCAGTCCTTACCTCTGTGGCCCTTAGTGCTAAGTTTGTGTCCTGGAAGAGTCGTACCAAGTATACCGTTATGCCAGTGAAGATGAGGAAGTCCGGGGGCCGAAACCACACAG GCCGAATCCAAGTGCACGGTATCGGTGGGGGCCACAAGCAACGTTATCGAATGATTGACTTTCTGAGGTTCCGGCCCGAGCAGGAATCCAAGCCAGGACCCTTTGAGGAGAAGGTCATCACTGTCCGCTATGATCCCTGTAG GTCAGCAGACATAGCTCTGGTTGCTGGGGGCAACCGGAAACGCTGGATCATTGCCACAGAAAACATGCAAGCTGGAGATACAATCCTGAACTCTGACCACATAGGCCGAATGGCAG TTGCTGCTCGGGAAGGGGATGCACACCCTCTTGGGGCCTTGCCAGTGGGGACCCTCATCAACAATGTGGAGAGTGAGCCAGGCCGGGGGGCCCAGTATATCCGAGCCGCAG GGACCTGTGGTGTGCTGCTACGGAAGGTGAATGGGACAGCCATCATCCAGCTGCCCTCTAAGAGGCagatgcag GTGCTGGAAACGTGCATAGCAACAGTGGGCCGAGTATCCAACGTTGATCATAACAAACGGGTCATCGGCAAGGCCGGGCGGAACCGCTGGCTGGGAAAGAGGCCCAACAGTGGGCGATGGCACCGCAAGGGGGGCTGGGCTGGCCGAAAGATCCGGCCACTGCCCCCCATGAAGAGTTACGTGAAGCTGCCCTCAGCTGCTGCCCAAAGCTGA